GATCGCGGCGATGATCAGGGCGACGGTCACGACGACCAATAGAAACCACGAGCCGATCATGGCTTTGGCGCTGTAGCCGCCGGCCCACAGTTCTTCCTCGTGCTCGAAATCGTCCAGGGATCCCTGTTTCGATTCCACTTCCCTGCGGAACTGGTCCGCCGGCGATTCTTGACGGGCCGGTTCGGAGGCTGCCGCGGCCGGAGCGGGATCGGCCGGAGGGGCACTGTCGGGCGATGATGCCTGCTCGGGGGCTGTCGGGGACGTGGATTCGTCGGGGCGGTTTTCGTCAGACATGCGATCGTTGGCTCTGGGGATGACGCGGTCGGTAACTATCGATGCGAATTTTGGCGGGCCTGGATTGCCGCGGGGGGCCCGATTCCATTCGCCCGGCTGCTCGCAACCTTGGGGCGAAGCCGATAATCTAACGAACTGGGACGCACGACGAAGCCCGACGTTGTGGGTCAAGATCGACGTTCAAACTTCTGCCAACGGATTGCCCATGCGTTGCCCGTTTTGTCACGTGGACAACGATCGCGTGGTGGACACGCGTTCGGTGGATGACGGTTACCAGGTGCGGCGAAAGCGAGTTTGCAGCAACTGTCACCGGCGATTCGTCACGCTGGAAACGATGCAGCAGTTGGGGGTTCGCGTGGTCAAACGCGAACAGACCCGCGAACCCTTCGATCGGGAAAAGATTCGCCGCGGGATCGAACGGGCGTGTTCGAAAAGGCCGATCACCAGTTCGCGAATCGAAAAATGCGTTCAGGGCATCGAAGCGGACATCTATGCGTCGTTCGATTCGGAGATCCCGGCTGAAAAAATAGGCGACATTGTTTTGGCGCACCTGGCCGATCTGGATCCGGTCGCGTTCATCCGTTTTGCCAGCGTGTATCGCGAATTTGACGATGCTGACGATTTTCTGCATGCCATTTCTGAGGTCATCGGCCAAGGCGTAGGAAGACCGGATTGAGCTTGTCCTTTCGGCCGAAGAAGGACTAAGAATCGATCCCGGATTTCGGATCGACCGCTGAGGCACACGTTTTGATGGCGTGTTGTCGTTCGGCGACGATCGGTGACCTAGGGTTGTGTGGACCGAGCCGCCGCCGGTGTCGGTTTGCTGACCGGTATCGTTGGCCGACCGCGACACGCATGCCCTTGGGCCGCGTGTTCTTTCTTCCCCCCCCAATCAATGGCAATCCGCAATGGTACGGACACGTTTTCTGATTCCAACGTTGTTGCTGGTGTCTTTGACCGTGATGGTTCCGGCCAGGTTTGTCCAAGCGCAAACGGGAAAACAGCGCGGCGCGACCTTTGGGGGATTGGCCGGCGCGATTGCCGGCGGAATCATCGGCGACCACAACGATGAAGCCGGTGCCGGTGCGGCGATCGGTGGTGTCGTGGGAGCGGTCGCGGGTGGAATCCTGGGCGACGCGGCCGACAAAGAACAGGCGGCTCGTCAGCAACAATACCTGTATCAACAACAGCAACAGCAGGTTGCCCGGACGGTCGGCGCGGTGTCGATCACCGACGTCATCAACATGACGCGCAGCGGCCTGGGCGATTCGGTCATCATCAACCAAATCCACAGCCGCGGCGTTCAACATCAAATTCAAGTGTCCGACATCATCGCGATGCACCAGCAAGGTGTTCGCGAAAGCGTGATCTCCGCGATGCAACAAGCCACTGTCGGCAGCCCCGCCGTCGTGCAGCCCGAACCGGCGCCGGTCGTGGTTCAGCAACCGACGGTGATTCATGAAACGCACGTCCTGCCGGCATACCCGGTTCGGCGCTACTACGGTCCACACTATTATTCGCCGCGGCCGTACCACTATCACCGCCCGCGTGGGACCAGTGTTCGCATCGGATTCTGATCCGATCCGCGATTGTCGTCCTTGCTGCTTCGCCGGCGGGTCCGTCGGTGACGGCTTGACCGCTCCGGAAGTCGCCCAGCACTATAGGTGCGTCATCGAATCGGGATTGACCGATTCGACGGCAACCGATCGGTTGCCGATTGTGCCCAGAAGTGCGAAGGACGCGGCTTGAGAATCTTATTGACCAACGATGATGGCGTTTTTGCGCCGGGGTTGGCGGCGTTGGAACAGCAGCTTCGGCATTTGGGCGAAGTCGTGATTGTGGCCCCCGCAACGGAACAAAGTGGGGTCGGCCATTCGATCACCTATCTGACGCCTTTGGTGTGCAAAGCGATTCATCGCGAAGGCCGGCACTGGGCGTGGGCGGTGGACGGTTCGCCGGCAGATTGTGTCAAGCTGGCGGTTGCCGAACTGCTGAAGGACAACCCGGTGGATCTGGTCGTCAGCGGGATCAACAGCGGCCTGAACGCGGGCATCAACGTTTTGTACAGCGGCACCGTGGCGGCGGCGATCGAAGGAGCGTTCTTTGGCATCACCAGCGTGGCGGTTTCGCTGGAGCACGACGACGACGCTGATTTTCAAAGCGCCGCGGTGATCGCACGGAACGTCATCGGTGGCATCGTCAAGCAGCCGCGTTCCCAGGGTGGGCTGTTCAACTTGAACGTCCCGACGGCGGCGACCGAAACGCCACGGGATGTGAAGATTGTTCCGATGGGCTTGGAGCAATACGGACGGACGTACGAAAAGCGGACGGATCCCGGCGGGCGCGGGTACTACTGGGCTCTGTGGTCGGAATCGGAAAGCCAGCCGCCGGAAATGACCGACGTCAGCCAATTGCGTGATGGCAATGTCACGCTGACGCCGCTGCATTTTGATCTGACCCGATCCGAGATGTTGGATCCGATGCGGGACTGGAATTTGAAGGGCTGATTTCCTTGCCCCTTTTCCGGCGGCGACGGGCGAGATACCCTTTTTCGCACTGTTTCTGACTGATTATTCCGCCGAAAGATCCCCGGGGAAACGACCGATGAGCGTCGCTTCGACTGACATTCAAACGCTGGCCGTCGACACGATTCGAACGCTCAGCATGGACGCCGTCCAAACCGCAAACAGCGGGCACCCGGGAACGCCGATGGCGCTTGCCCCGATCGCCTATCAGCTGTATCAGCACACGATGGACTACGACCCGGCCCAGCCGGCTTGGCCCAACCGCGATCGTTTCGTGCTGTCTTGCGGTCACGCTTCGATGTTGCTTTACAGCTCGCTGCATTTGATCGGCGTCAAAGCCCTGGACGACAACGGCCAGCCCACCGACCGACTGGCCGTCACCCTGGACGACATCAAGTCGTTTCGTCAGATCGGCAGCGTCTGCGCCGGTCACCCGGAATTCGGCGAAGCCGCCGGAATCGAAACCACCACCGGACCGCTGGGCGCTGGTGTCAGCAACAGCGTTGGCATGGCGATGGCCGCCAAGTGGTTGGCCGCGACCTACAACACCGATTCCGCCACACTGTTTGACTACAACACGTACGCCCTGTGCAGCGACGGGGACCTGATGGAAGGGGTCGCGTGCGAAGCGGCATCGGTGGCCGGCCACCTGAAGCTGGACAACCTGTGCTGGATCTACGATGACAACGGCATCACCATCGAAGGGGAAACCGATCTGGCATTCAGCGAAAACGTCGGTCAACGTTTCGAAGGCTTGGGATGGAACGTCGTCCACGTCGATGATGCCAACGACTTGGCGGCACTGGGCAAGGCGATCGATAACTTTAAGGCCTGTAACGACAAGCCGACGATCATCATCGTCAAAAGCATCATCGGTTACGGTGCACCCAACAAACAAAATACGCACGGTGCCCACGGCGCCCCGTTGGGTTGGGACGAAGTCGCACTGGCGAAGCAAAGCTATGGGTTCCCGCCGGAGGAAAAGTTCTACATTCCCGATGGTGTTCAGCAACACTTTGCCGAAGGTGTCGGTGAACGTGGAAAGAAGGCTTTCGATGCGTGGAACGAAATTTGGGCCAAGTACCAGAAAGACCACCCGGAAAAGGCGGCTGAGTTGACGGCCATGTTCGCCGGCAAGTTGCCCGAGGGCTGGGACAAAGACATCCCCGTGTTCCCGGCCGACGAAAAAGGCGATGCGACACGGAACAGCAGTGGAAAGGTTTTGAACGCCGTCGCCGCAAATATCCCGTTCATGATCGGCGGATCCGCCGACCTGGCACCCAGCAACAAGTCGGATCTGAAGTTCGACGGTGCTGGGAATTTCCAGTCCGGCAGCTACGGTGGACGCAACCTGCACTTCGGCATCCGCGAGCATGCGATGGCCGGAATCACCAACGGTTTGTCGCTGTCAGGATTGCGATCTTATGCCGCCACTTTCTTCGTCTTCTCGGATTACATGCGTGGCGGCATGCGTTTGTCGTCCATCATGCATCAACCGGTGATCTATATCCTGACGCATGATTCCATCGGTGTGGGGGAAGACGGTCCGACGCACCAACCGGTCGAACACCTTTCGGCTTGCCGCGCGATTCCCGGACTGTTGGTTTTCCGTCCCGGCGATTCCAACGAAGTTGCAGAGTGTTATCGCACCGCACTGTCGATCGATGATCACCCGTCCGCATTCGTGCTGTCGCGTCAAAACATGCCGACGTTGGATCGTGACGTCTACGCCGACGTCAGTGGGTGTGCCAAAGGTGGCTACGTTCTGTCGGATTGCGACGGCACACCCGACGTGATCCTGATGGGCAGCGGCAGTGAATTGAACTTGTGCGTGGATGCCGCCAAGACGCTGACCGAACAAGGCAAAAAGGTTCGCATCGTCAGCATGCCGTGCATGGATCTGTTCCAGGAACAGGACCAAAGTTACATCGACGAAGTGTTGCCGCCCGCTGTCACCAATCGCGTCGCCGTGGAAGCCGGGATTCGCATGAGCTGGGATCGATGGATCGGATCGGCTGGCAAATTCGTGGGGATGGAAAGCTACGGTGCCAGCGGTCCTTACGCGGCCGTCTATGAACATTTTGGCATCAATGCCGAA
The DNA window shown above is from Crateriforma spongiae and carries:
- the nrdR gene encoding transcriptional regulator NrdR; its protein translation is MRCPFCHVDNDRVVDTRSVDDGYQVRRKRVCSNCHRRFVTLETMQQLGVRVVKREQTREPFDREKIRRGIERACSKRPITSSRIEKCVQGIEADIYASFDSEIPAEKIGDIVLAHLADLDPVAFIRFASVYREFDDADDFLHAISEVIGQGVGRPD
- a CDS encoding glycine zipper domain-containing protein — translated: MVRTRFLIPTLLLVSLTVMVPARFVQAQTGKQRGATFGGLAGAIAGGIIGDHNDEAGAGAAIGGVVGAVAGGILGDAADKEQAARQQQYLYQQQQQQVARTVGAVSITDVINMTRSGLGDSVIINQIHSRGVQHQIQVSDIIAMHQQGVRESVISAMQQATVGSPAVVQPEPAPVVVQQPTVIHETHVLPAYPVRRYYGPHYYSPRPYHYHRPRGTSVRIGF
- the surE gene encoding 5'/3'-nucleotidase SurE, producing MRILLTNDDGVFAPGLAALEQQLRHLGEVVIVAPATEQSGVGHSITYLTPLVCKAIHREGRHWAWAVDGSPADCVKLAVAELLKDNPVDLVVSGINSGLNAGINVLYSGTVAAAIEGAFFGITSVAVSLEHDDDADFQSAAVIARNVIGGIVKQPRSQGGLFNLNVPTAATETPRDVKIVPMGLEQYGRTYEKRTDPGGRGYYWALWSESESQPPEMTDVSQLRDGNVTLTPLHFDLTRSEMLDPMRDWNLKG
- the tkt gene encoding transketolase; amino-acid sequence: MSVASTDIQTLAVDTIRTLSMDAVQTANSGHPGTPMALAPIAYQLYQHTMDYDPAQPAWPNRDRFVLSCGHASMLLYSSLHLIGVKALDDNGQPTDRLAVTLDDIKSFRQIGSVCAGHPEFGEAAGIETTTGPLGAGVSNSVGMAMAAKWLAATYNTDSATLFDYNTYALCSDGDLMEGVACEAASVAGHLKLDNLCWIYDDNGITIEGETDLAFSENVGQRFEGLGWNVVHVDDANDLAALGKAIDNFKACNDKPTIIIVKSIIGYGAPNKQNTHGAHGAPLGWDEVALAKQSYGFPPEEKFYIPDGVQQHFAEGVGERGKKAFDAWNEIWAKYQKDHPEKAAELTAMFAGKLPEGWDKDIPVFPADEKGDATRNSSGKVLNAVAANIPFMIGGSADLAPSNKSDLKFDGAGNFQSGSYGGRNLHFGIREHAMAGITNGLSLSGLRSYAATFFVFSDYMRGGMRLSSIMHQPVIYILTHDSIGVGEDGPTHQPVEHLSACRAIPGLLVFRPGDSNEVAECYRTALSIDDHPSAFVLSRQNMPTLDRDVYADVSGCAKGGYVLSDCDGTPDVILMGSGSELNLCVDAAKTLTEQGKKVRIVSMPCMDLFQEQDQSYIDEVLPPAVTNRVAVEAGIRMSWDRWIGSAGKFVGMESYGASGPYAAVYEHFGINAEAVVNAASA